From a region of the Vaginimicrobium propionicum genome:
- a CDS encoding demethylmenaquinone methyltransferase — protein sequence MHKRADLDKKRAHVAAMFDGVASRYDLMNDLMSFGQVRHWRTQTTKALGLEPGQVVLDLAGGTGTSTLAARKAGATVFPTDISIGMLKEGKRRHHQVTFVAGDALQLPYMDNAFDAVTISYGLRNVEDTLTALKEMRRVTKPGGRIVIAEFSTPTWAPFRRLYQWHLHNVLPALEKFSSNDVAYDYLVESILAWHNQSELAQLMNRAGWRRVEWKNLTGGIVALHRGWK from the coding sequence GTGCATAAGCGGGCAGATCTAGACAAGAAACGAGCGCACGTTGCCGCCATGTTTGATGGTGTGGCTAGCCGCTATGACCTGATGAACGACCTAATGAGTTTCGGCCAGGTTCGACACTGGCGCACTCAGACAACGAAAGCCCTCGGATTAGAGCCCGGTCAAGTGGTGCTTGATTTGGCTGGTGGAACTGGAACCTCAACTTTGGCTGCCCGCAAGGCCGGTGCCACAGTATTTCCAACAGATATTTCTATCGGGATGCTTAAAGAAGGCAAACGACGTCACCACCAGGTGACTTTCGTTGCAGGCGATGCCCTACAACTGCCCTATATGGATAATGCATTTGACGCTGTCACCATCAGTTACGGCTTGCGTAATGTGGAAGACACCTTAACCGCATTAAAAGAGATGAGACGGGTTACTAAACCTGGGGGACGTATCGTCATCGCAGAATTTTCCACCCCAACTTGGGCTCCTTTCAGGCGCTTATATCAATGGCATTTGCATAATGTGCTGCCCGCTTTAGAAAAATTTAGTTCTAACGATGTGGCATATGACTACCTGGTCGAATCAATCTTGGCATGGCATAACCAAAGTGAGCTTGCTCAGCTGATGAACCGAGCTGGTTGGCGTCGAGTGGAGTGGAAAAACCTTACCGGCGGTATTGTCGCCTTACATCGTGGCTGGAAATAA
- a CDS encoding ABC transporter ATP-binding protein codes for MDSMAKRELVLKVTDLTKKYGDHTIVSRFNLKVFSGEAIALTGRNGSGKSTILRCLIGADRPTEGRVEVFGRKVSETDPQFRADVATVIDDLDFFPDLSVVEHLDLLARAHGLVDPDELVDSVLEEVQLVAQSGQLPGTLSSGQRRRLALATAFVRPKKLLVLDEPEQRLDVEGVAWLGERLKHEVSKGLAVVMASHEPSLVEAVGARLVRVGQSAEVSESLVEENEL; via the coding sequence ATGGATTCCATGGCCAAGCGCGAACTGGTATTAAAAGTTACCGACTTAACGAAGAAATATGGCGACCACACAATCGTCTCCCGATTCAACCTCAAGGTATTTTCGGGTGAAGCTATAGCTTTAACCGGACGTAATGGGTCAGGTAAATCCACCATCTTGAGGTGTTTGATTGGGGCAGATCGCCCAACAGAAGGGCGGGTCGAGGTCTTCGGTCGCAAGGTTAGCGAAACAGATCCCCAATTTAGGGCTGACGTGGCCACTGTGATTGACGATCTAGATTTCTTCCCCGACCTGTCGGTGGTTGAACATCTTGATCTCTTGGCTCGCGCACACGGTTTGGTAGACCCTGATGAGTTGGTTGATTCCGTGCTAGAAGAGGTGCAATTGGTGGCACAATCTGGCCAATTGCCGGGCACACTGTCCAGTGGTCAACGCCGTCGATTGGCTCTGGCTACGGCATTTGTTAGGCCGAAAAAGTTATTGGTGCTCGACGAGCCAGAACAACGCCTAGACGTTGAGGGTGTCGCTTGGTTAGGTGAGCGGCTCAAACACGAGGTTTCTAAAGGGCTAGCCGTAGTCATGGCCAGCCACGAGCCAAGTCTGGTAGAAGCGGTTGGAGCTCGTCTGGTTCGCGTCGGACAATCAGCTGAAGTTAGCGAGTCCCTCGTTGAGGAGAACGAACTGTGA
- a CDS encoding isochorismate synthase MenF, with protein MLINPASSRLHASTIQIKNPGSLRKFLTPDGVAFGDGLNSVVGVGEVARFETKSIDEASQWWAELTAILENETEMPGKYGVGPLALGSFLFDPESSEQKSVLVVPETLIGHRDGIFWLTKIGYDRVEATLPPVAEPAIKPGKVEFLPGQLDEATWMRTVEQAVTDIRAGKAEKIVLARDICGQCEGVIDPRWVFNNLLAEYRNSWNYLVEGLVGSSPEILVRRENGLTTSRVLAGTMPRLDEVSDTAQAARLIASNKDMREHRYAVASVIEALKPLLNGMHAPEAPYVLTLPNLLHLATDICGVSDPDMNTLTLAQAVHPTAAVCGTPTAQAKEWIAKHELMDRGRYAGPVGWMDVQGDGEWALALRCGQVCADDPHKMKLFAGAGIVAESRPHSELVETETKFRLMKTALRGAV; from the coding sequence GTGTTGATTAATCCGGCATCTTCGCGACTGCATGCATCGACTATCCAAATCAAGAATCCAGGGTCACTAAGGAAGTTCCTAACGCCAGACGGGGTGGCTTTCGGCGATGGCCTAAACTCAGTTGTCGGGGTCGGTGAAGTAGCCAGATTTGAGACGAAATCTATAGATGAGGCTTCTCAGTGGTGGGCGGAATTGACCGCAATACTGGAAAATGAAACTGAGATGCCCGGAAAATACGGTGTCGGCCCGTTAGCTCTAGGCTCTTTTCTTTTTGACCCTGAATCCAGCGAACAAAAATCCGTATTAGTGGTGCCAGAAACCCTCATTGGCCACCGCGACGGAATCTTTTGGCTAACTAAAATTGGCTACGACCGGGTAGAGGCGACGTTACCCCCGGTTGCAGAACCAGCTATTAAGCCTGGGAAAGTTGAATTCCTGCCAGGCCAATTAGACGAAGCCACCTGGATGCGCACTGTTGAGCAAGCAGTGACGGATATTCGAGCGGGCAAGGCTGAAAAAATTGTGCTAGCACGAGATATCTGCGGGCAATGCGAGGGCGTGATCGATCCTCGTTGGGTCTTTAATAATCTGCTCGCCGAATACCGCAATTCCTGGAATTACTTGGTTGAGGGCCTAGTTGGTTCTTCCCCTGAGATTTTGGTGCGCCGCGAAAATGGCTTAACAACTTCTCGTGTATTGGCTGGCACTATGCCCAGATTGGATGAAGTATCCGACACCGCTCAAGCCGCACGGCTGATTGCCTCTAATAAAGACATGCGCGAACATCGTTACGCTGTTGCCTCAGTTATTGAAGCATTGAAGCCACTGCTAAACGGCATGCATGCGCCCGAGGCACCATATGTTCTAACGTTGCCGAATTTGCTCCACTTAGCCACCGACATCTGTGGGGTTTCCGACCCTGATATGAACACACTTACTCTGGCACAAGCAGTTCACCCCACTGCTGCAGTATGCGGCACACCGACAGCACAAGCTAAAGAGTGGATTGCTAAGCACGAGTTAATGGATCGTGGACGCTATGCCGGCCCGGTTGGGTGGATGGATGTCCAAGGCGATGGAGAATGGGCGTTAGCACTGCGGTGCGGGCAAGTCTGCGCAGACGACCCACACAAGATGAAGCTCTTTGCCGGTGCTGGAATTGTCGCGGAATCTCGTCCCCACTCTGAGCTAGTTGAGACTGAAACGAAATTCAGGTTGATGAAAACCGCACTACGCGGTGCCGTTTAG
- a CDS encoding DUF6297 family protein encodes MSRKRSKRNVKQSRPKQVQPSQKNDRSAELASQRAKAIKDYVYEGTFADVEEFDLGIADEKALQLLMRDWRKGRATRTIWDAITSGYTTVFSILVIGAMLIGGIVQAQANAATCNTNACKNAQSLVPWLLVAAMAALAISLSKLFGPVVASAAEGSWLLDAPINRARILRARLAGVLVLAFAVAAAVTMLVCMLTGLAIPAAATWAVAAGLAASAATGFVASQQGADSTVLISIVQAVIGALTTVVLLAVIGVSVEWLNLGLSAQNGFSYVALGAGALLALIFAVAGFARLNRLRRARLVSGGDLLSGMQGAAFALDFALMRDILVERKYLAKGQVKPARGRGTGTKALIWRDIQRFVRNPVNVIILLVSAVVPYAVESLGMGLFGVMLSSLLLMFVMIPFFDSLRVLTRTKGLARAFPFDTTGLRTAATVAPGILALLWVIGVTPAFLLTDSAGLTPDQIGTAFELALVMGATGWIAAIRWVSAKPPDYSSPMIATGMGAMPPGMIMNMLRGFDIVALGTLPLIFNLSPLISLVILLIAYLVMRSGGVDTEEMMERQAEAKKELAAAKKAQSEPVQRKIVHRSAAAPRRRP; translated from the coding sequence GTGAGTCGCAAACGTAGCAAGAGAAACGTCAAGCAGTCTAGACCAAAACAAGTCCAGCCCAGTCAAAAAAATGACCGGTCAGCCGAGTTGGCGAGCCAGCGTGCCAAAGCTATAAAAGACTACGTCTATGAGGGTACTTTCGCTGATGTTGAAGAATTTGATCTAGGCATAGCGGACGAAAAAGCTCTCCAACTCCTGATGAGGGACTGGCGCAAAGGACGCGCCACCCGAACCATTTGGGACGCTATAACTTCTGGCTATACGACCGTCTTTTCAATCTTGGTCATCGGGGCAATGCTCATCGGTGGAATCGTCCAAGCTCAAGCGAACGCAGCCACGTGCAACACTAATGCGTGCAAAAATGCACAATCGTTGGTGCCCTGGCTGCTGGTCGCAGCTATGGCAGCTTTAGCCATAAGTCTGTCGAAATTATTTGGCCCGGTAGTTGCTTCTGCGGCCGAAGGCTCTTGGCTATTAGATGCGCCGATAAACCGAGCCAGGATTTTGCGTGCCCGCCTGGCTGGAGTTCTAGTGTTGGCATTCGCCGTGGCTGCAGCGGTTACCATGCTTGTTTGCATGTTGACGGGTCTTGCGATCCCCGCAGCTGCCACATGGGCTGTTGCCGCTGGGCTAGCAGCTAGTGCTGCTACGGGATTTGTGGCTAGTCAGCAAGGAGCAGATTCGACTGTCTTAATTAGTATCGTTCAAGCAGTCATAGGCGCGCTAACAACTGTTGTGCTGTTGGCGGTCATCGGGGTCTCAGTGGAATGGTTGAATCTTGGGCTGTCAGCACAAAACGGGTTTTCTTATGTAGCGCTAGGAGCAGGCGCCCTGTTGGCTCTGATTTTTGCTGTCGCCGGATTCGCCAGATTAAACCGGCTACGTCGAGCTCGCCTCGTAAGTGGGGGTGATTTGCTCTCTGGTATGCAGGGTGCTGCTTTCGCCCTCGATTTCGCATTGATGAGAGATATTCTCGTTGAACGTAAATACCTGGCCAAAGGGCAGGTTAAGCCAGCTCGAGGACGCGGCACCGGCACAAAGGCGCTTATCTGGCGCGATATTCAACGCTTTGTCCGAAACCCGGTAAACGTCATTATTTTACTGGTTAGCGCTGTCGTCCCTTATGCAGTGGAGTCACTTGGCATGGGGCTATTCGGGGTAATGCTCTCGTCTCTGTTGCTGATGTTCGTGATGATTCCCTTCTTCGATTCGCTGCGGGTACTGACCAGGACTAAGGGTTTGGCTAGGGCTTTCCCATTTGACACTACTGGGTTAAGGACAGCTGCTACCGTTGCGCCAGGTATCTTGGCTTTGCTGTGGGTGATTGGTGTTACGCCAGCATTCTTGTTAACCGATTCAGCAGGTTTGACACCAGATCAAATTGGTACGGCTTTTGAATTGGCTCTAGTTATGGGTGCTACCGGCTGGATAGCAGCTATTCGCTGGGTTAGTGCAAAACCCCCGGACTACTCCTCGCCGATGATCGCTACCGGCATGGGAGCGATGCCACCAGGCATGATCATGAATATGCTGCGTGGTTTCGACATCGTAGCTTTGGGTACATTGCCGTTAATCTTCAACCTGTCCCCGCTGATCTCGCTAGTGATCCTGCTGATCGCCTACTTGGTTATGCGCTCTGGTGGAGTTGACACCGAAGAGATGATGGAACGTCAAGCGGAAGCGAAAAAAGAGTTAGCCGCAGCCAAAAAAGCGCAGTCTGAACCAGTGCAACGCAAAATAGTGCATCGTTCCGCGGCTGCGCCTAGACGTCGTCCCTAG